Proteins encoded in a region of the Procambarus clarkii isolate CNS0578487 chromosome 28, FALCON_Pclarkii_2.0, whole genome shotgun sequence genome:
- the LOC123755100 gene encoding uncharacterized PPE family protein PPE24-like: MALQQDPVYTGPVNTGPVNTGPVNNGPVKFGPVNTGPVNTYYVNNGPVKSGAVNIDPVNTGPVKNGSINNCLVNNSPVNTGPSTMAPSTIAPSAMAPSTMAPSTLAPSTMAPSTLAPSTMAPSTRAPLTLAPSTLSPSTMGPFNTGPVNTDPVNNGPVDTGTINGHENIGHVKQWPIQQWPS; the protein is encoded by the coding sequence ATGGCCCTTCAACAAGACCCCGTATACACTggccccgtcaacactggccccgtcaacactggccccgTCAACAATGGCCCCGTCAAGTTTGGCCCAGTCAACACTGGCCCCGTCAACACTTACTACGTCAACAATGGCCCCGTCAAATCTGGCGCCGTCAACATTGACCCAGTAAACACTGGCCCTGTCAAGAATGGCTCCATCAACAATTGCCTCGTTAACAACagccccgtcaacactggcccttCAACAATGGCCCCGTCAACAATTGCCCCGTCAGCAATGGCCCCGTCAACAATGGCCCCATCAACACTGGCCCCGTCAACAATggccccgtcaacactggccccgTCAACAATGGCCCCGTCAACAAGGGCCCCTTTAACACTGGCCCCGTCAACACTATCCCCGTCCACAATGGGCCCCTTCAACACTGGCCCCGTCAACACTGACCCGGTCAACAATGGCCCCGTCGACACTGGCACCATCAATGGCCACGAGAACATTGGCCACGTCAAACAATGGCCCATTCAGCAATGGCCCAGTTAA
- the LOC138369440 gene encoding uncharacterized PPE family protein PPE21-like, translating to MGPVNTGPINTGPVSTGPVNNGPVNNGPVNNGPRQHWAPSKLAPSTLTPSTMALSTLAPSMATTKLAPSNNDPFNTGPVNTGPANNGPINTGTVNNIPVNTDPVNNGPFNDGPHPVNNGRVNTVLVNHGSINNRPVNNGHVNNGPVNNDPSPMAPSTMAPSTLAPSTLAPSTMAPSTLAPSTLAPSTMGPDNTGPVNTGPRQYWPC from the exons ATGGGCCCAGTCAACACTGGCCCCATCAACACTGGCCCCGTCAGTACTGGCCCTGTCAACAATGGCCCCGTTAACAATGGCCCCGTCAACAATGGGCCCCGTCAACACTGGGCCCCATCAAAACTGGCCCCGTCAACACTGACCCCGTCAACAATGGCCCTGTCAACACTGGCCCCATCAATGGCCACGACAAAATTGGCCCCGTCAAACAATGACCCATTCAACACTGGCCCCGTTAACACTGGCCCCGCCAATAATGGCCCCATCAACACTGGCACCGTCAACAATATCCCCGTCAACACTGACCCCGTCAATAATGGCCCCTTCAACGATGGGCCCC ACCCCGTCAACAATGGCCGCGTCAACACTGTCCTCGTCAACCATGGCTCCATCAATAATCGCCCCGTCAACAATGGCCATGTCAACAATGGTCCCGTCAACAATGACCCTTCACCAATGGCCCCGTCAACAATggccccgtcaacactggccccgTCAACATTGGCCCCGTCAACAATGGCCCCTTCAACACTGGCCCCGTCAACACTCGCCCCGTCAACAATGGGCCCAGACAACACTGGCCCCGTCAACACTGGTCCCCGTCAGTACTGGCCCTGTTAA
- the LOC138369441 gene encoding sphingomyelinase C 2-like, with protein sequence MALLTLTLSTFAPSTIAMSTMALSTMAPSTMALQQWPRQQWPINTGPVNTGPVNNGPVNTGPVNNGPVNNEPVNNDPVYTGPVNNGPVNIVPVNTGRVNTNHVNNGPVNTDPVNTGPVKKGSINNCLVNNSPVSSGASTMAPSRMAPLTLAPQTMAHSTLASLTLAPPTMAPSVVGLTPTTCDFHFFLSLS encoded by the coding sequence ATGGCCCTGTTAACATTGACCCTGTCAACATTTGCCCCGTCAACAATTGCTATGTCAACAATGGCCCTGTCAACAATGGCCCCGTCAACAATGGCCCTTCAACAATGGCCTCGTCAACAATGGCCCATCAACACTGGCCCGGTCAACACTGGCCCCGTTAACAATggccccgtcaacactggccccgTCAACAATGGCCCCGTCAACAATGAGCCCGTCAACAATGACCCCGTATACACTGGCCCCGTCAACAATGGCCCCGTCAACATTGTCCCAGTCAACACTGGCCGCGTCAACACTAACCACGTCAACAATGGCCCTGTCAACACTGACCCAGTAAACACTGGCCCCGTCAAGAAAGGCTCCATCAACAATTGCCTCGTTAACAATAGCCCCGTCAGCTCTGGCGCTTCAACAATGGCCCCGTCAAGAATGGCCCCGTTAACACTGGCCCCTCAAACAATGGCCCATTCAACACTGGCCTCGTTAACACTGGCCCCGCCAACAATGGCCCCATCAGTAGTGGGATTGACGCCTACGACGTGcgattttcattttttcctaagCCTGTCGTAG
- the LOC138369442 gene encoding RNA-binding protein 12-like: MAIVDREIVDGANVNRAIVEGAIVDEASVDGTIVDGTIGDGGKCGRGPSLTGPVLMGPIVDRVSVEGASVDGTIVDGAIVEGVSVDRVIVEGAIFDGTSVDGASVDGAIVNGAIVDGAFVDGPVLTGPVLTGPVLTGPVLMGPLLAGPVLTGPVLNGPLFVGANVGVAIDGASVDGAIVDAVSVDGAHC, from the coding sequence ATGGCCATTGTTGACAGGGAAATTGTTGACGGGGCCAATGTTAACAGAGCTATTGTTGAAGGAGCCATTGTTgacgaggccagtgttgacgggaccattGTTGACGGGACCATTGGTGATGGGGGCAAGTGCGGACGGGGCCCATCGTTGACAGGGCCAGTGTTGATGGGGCCCATCGTTGACAGGGTCAGTGTTGAAGGGGCTAGTGTTGATGGGACCATTGTTGACGGGGCCATTGTTGAGGGGGTCAGTGTTGACAGGGTCATTGTTGAGGGGGCCATTTTTGATGGGACCAGTGTTGAcggggccagtgttgacggggccATTGTTAACGGGGCCATTGTTGACGGGGCCTTTGTTGatgggccagtgttgacggggccagtgttgacggggccagtgttgacggggccAGTGTTGATGGGGCCATTGTTGGCGGGGCCAGTGTTAACGGGGCCAGTGTTAAATGGGCCATTGTTTGTCGGGGCCAATGTTGGCGTGGCTATTGATGGTGCCAGTGTTGACGGGGCCATTGTTGACGCGGTCAGTGTTGACGGGGCCCATTGTTGA
- the LOC138369443 gene encoding uncharacterized PPE family protein PPE12-like, with the protein MTFINDPVNNGQVNNIPVNNGPVTYGPVNTGPVNIGPVNNGPFNTGPVNNSSVNTSPVNNSPVNNGPVNTGPSTMAPSRMAPSRMAPSNNGPFNTGPVNTGPATNGPINNGPVNNGPVNNGPVNNGPVIN; encoded by the exons ATGACATTCATCAATGACCCCGTCAACAATGGCCAGGTCAACAATATCCCCGTCAACAATGGCCCCGTCACCTATGGCCCTGTCAACACTGGCCCCGTCAACATTGGCCCCGTCAACAATGGCCCCTTCAACACTGGCCCCGTCAACAATAGCTCCGTCAACACTAGCCCCGTAAATAATAGCCCCGTCAACAATGG ccccgtcaacactggcccttCAACAATGGCCCCGTCAAGAATGGCCCCGTCAAGAATGGCCCCGTCAAACAATGGCCCATTCAACACTGGCCCCGTTAACACTGGCCCCGCCACCAATGGCCCCATCAACAATGGCCCCGTCAACAATGGCCCCGTCAACAATGGCCCCGTCAACAATGGCCCCGTCATCAATTGA
- the LOC138369444 gene encoding uncharacterized PPE family protein PPE12-like — MEEVNGGISRLEKKCMLNSVEDKNSICQNCQHWPSQPRPCQHLHPINTGPVKNGPVNNGPINTGPANTGPVNNGPVNNGPINTGPANTGPVNTGPVNNGPVNTGPVNNGPVNTGPVNTGPVNTGPVNNGPVNTGPVNNGPVNNGPINTGPINTGPINNGPINNSPINTGPANTGPINTGPVNTGPVNDPVNTGPINNGPVNTGPVNTDPINGPLNTDPCQQWPRQHWPRQQWPWQHWPRQQWPR; from the exons ATggaagaagttaatggaggaatttcgaggctggagaagaagtgtatgctgaactcAGTGGAAGACAAGAACTCCATA TGTCAGAACTGCCAACACTGGCCCAGTCAACCACGGCCCTGTCAACACTTGCACCCCATCAACACTGGCCCCGTCAAAAATGGTCCCGTGAACAATGGCCCCATCAACACAGGCCCCGCCAACACTGGCCCCGTCAACAATGGCCCCGTCAACAATGGCCCCATCAACACTGGCCCCGCCAACACTggccccgtcaacactggccccgTCAACAATggccccgtcaacactggccccgTCAACAATggccccgtcaacactggccccgtcaacactggccccgtcaacactggccccgTCAACAATggccccgtcaacactggccccgTCAACAATGGCCCCGTCAACAATGGCCCCATCAACACTGGCCCCATCAACACTGGCCCCATCAACAATGGCCCCATCAACAATAGCCCCATCAACACTGGCCCCGCCAACACTGGTCCCATCAACACTGGCCCTGTCAACACTGGCCCTGTCAATGACCCTGTCAACACTGGTCCCATCAACAATGGCCCCGTCAACACAGGCCCCGTCAACACTGACCCCATCAATGGCCCCCTCAACACAGACCCCTGCCAACAATggccccgtcaacactggccccgTCAACAATGGCCCTGGCAACACTGGCCCCGTCAACAATGGCCCCGTTAA